Genomic DNA from Pigmentiphaga litoralis:
ATGAGCATTAGTCCCCAGTCCAGCACGGTCTTCATCGTCGATGACGACGAGGCAGTGCGTGATTCACTACGCTGGCTGTTGGAGGCGAACGGGTACCGGGTCCGCGCGTACGACAGCGCCGAGCGCTTTCTTGCCGACTACGATCCGGCTACCGTCGGCGTGCTGATCGCCGACGTGCGCATGCCGGGCATGACCGGGCTCGAACTGCAGGAGCAGTTGATCTCGCGCCATTCCACCCTGCCGATCGTGTTCATCACCGGCCACGGCGACGTGCCGATGGCCGTGGCGACCATGAAGAAAGGCGCGGTCGACTTTCTTGAAAAGCCGTTCAACGAGGCCGACCTGCGCCAGAGCATCGCCGCGATGCTGGAGCAGGCCCACGCCAAGGCGGCGGACGAAGCCACGCGCCGCGGACATGAAGCGCTGCTGTCGCGCCTGACCGTTCGCGAGCAGCAGGTGCTGGAACGCATCGTGGCCGGCCGCCTGAACAAGCAGATCGCCGACGACCT
This window encodes:
- a CDS encoding response regulator transcription factor, yielding MSISPQSSTVFIVDDDEAVRDSLRWLLEANGYRVRAYDSAERFLADYDPATVGVLIADVRMPGMTGLELQEQLISRHSTLPIVFITGHGDVPMAVATMKKGAVDFLEKPFNEADLRQSIAAMLEQAHAKAADEATRRGHEALLSRLTVREQQVLERIVAGRLNKQIADDLGISIKTVEAHRANIMEKLQVTTVADLMKVALHHRPSA